The genomic window GGACCACTAACACCTTTTGTATTAAATTCAATCTTTTTATCTGTATCAATGGTTGTTTGATCAACAACTGTTACCCCAATGCCTGGACGGTCTAGTTTAGGTAATTTAATAATTTTACCTTTAGTACTTTCTTCTTTTCCATCTCTTTCAAACCCAATATTAACTGAGTCATCTACTGATAATTTTTGCAATGATTGAATAAATTCATCTGATTGTAAAACTGTACGATTATCTAGTTTTTGGATCAAATCTCCTACTTCAAGTTTCTTATAAAAACTTGAATAATCAGCCACAGATAATACATAAATCCCTTTATACACACGTTTATACGGTATATCAGCTAACTCAAGTGCGATTTGAATCGCTTCATTTTTCGAATTTTCCATATTATATGTTTGAATTCGGTTATATTCACTTGAATCAGAGTCACCTAAAATATCTTGCTTAGGAACCAGTTCAGAATTTTTATTAAATTGACTTAGTAAAATAGTCAGGACATTGGCATTTTGAACTTGAACGGTGGTCATCATGAATGAGCCTTTCTCTGTATCT from Vagococcus martis includes these protein-coding regions:
- a CDS encoding SepM family pheromone-processing serine protease, yielding MKKERLKNKSFYLKLIVLLIGIVVLVYPLPYYIESPGSADKLNDIITVDGKKDTEKGSFMMTTVQVQNANVLTILLSQFNKNSELVPKQDILGDSDSSEYNRIQTYNMENSKNEAIQIALELADIPYKRVYKGIYVLSVADYSSFYKKLEVGDLIQKLDNRTVLQSDEFIQSLQKLSVDDSVNIGFERDGKEESTKGKIIKLPKLDRPGIGVTVVDQTTIDTDKKIEFNTKGVSGPSAGLMFSLELYSMLSHKDLKQGRNIAGTGTINDKGEVGDIGGIDKKVVAAEKAGATIFFAPNNKTDGKTNYEVAKESAKKNKLSLTIVPVKTIQDAIGYLEKHTT